A region from the Arthrobacter gengyunqii genome encodes:
- a CDS encoding ABC-F family ATP-binding cassette domain-containing protein, giving the protein MSLIRLQDVNVGFDKTQILREAFFRLEPKDRVGLIGKNGSGKSTLLKLILEQVQPDSGTVSLEPGLKIGYFSQFSELNGDSTITEVLDALFVEIKATEAELAAIDESIATDPEPKALNKLIRRQAELFETMDRLDGWDYPRRIDAALTTLGFSEAHRICPIDALSGGWRNRAALAKILLEVPDVLLLDEPTNYLDVAGVEWLEGWFRDFRGAAVVVSHDRKFLDAVVTRIIEVENYHLHEYPGNFGEYVIQKQFRLKALASQFVHESELLAFEAEGISDRREAAKAGSDGLGSKLAKIKKARAPRPVDQIITEIYGGLHVKDNLCRVESVAKSYGDKTLFQDLSFEIRRGDRLVVLGSNGSGKTTLLRVLTGEEKADAGKVAWANGAKMVSYNQVLAELDDDDTVTHSVNAMPDSLALTATKKSVNRFLTMFQFSEADLKQKIGNLSGGQKARVAMAQCLLSGASVLLLDEPTNHLDLSSTQVMERALLHFPGAVVVVSHDRFFTDKIANRHLVFGADGAQPGEIDLRVA; this is encoded by the coding sequence ATGAGCCTGATCCGGCTGCAGGACGTCAACGTTGGCTTCGACAAGACGCAGATCCTGCGCGAGGCCTTCTTCCGCCTGGAACCGAAGGACCGGGTGGGACTGATCGGCAAGAACGGTTCCGGCAAGTCCACGCTGCTGAAGCTGATCCTGGAGCAGGTGCAGCCGGATTCCGGGACGGTCAGCCTGGAACCGGGCCTGAAAATCGGCTACTTCTCCCAGTTCTCCGAGCTCAACGGCGACTCCACCATCACCGAGGTGCTTGACGCACTCTTCGTGGAAATCAAGGCCACCGAAGCTGAGCTCGCCGCCATCGATGAGTCCATTGCGACGGATCCCGAGCCCAAGGCGCTGAACAAACTGATCCGCCGCCAGGCTGAGCTGTTTGAAACCATGGACCGTCTGGACGGCTGGGACTATCCGCGCCGGATCGATGCCGCCCTGACCACGCTCGGGTTCAGCGAAGCACACCGCATCTGCCCCATCGACGCCCTCTCCGGCGGCTGGCGCAACCGTGCCGCCCTGGCCAAGATCCTGCTTGAGGTGCCGGATGTGCTCCTGCTGGACGAACCCACCAACTACCTCGATGTTGCCGGCGTTGAGTGGCTGGAAGGGTGGTTCCGCGACTTCCGCGGCGCCGCCGTCGTTGTCTCCCACGACCGGAAGTTCCTGGACGCCGTGGTGACCCGCATCATCGAGGTGGAGAACTACCACCTGCACGAATACCCCGGAAACTTCGGCGAATACGTCATCCAAAAGCAGTTCCGGCTCAAGGCGCTGGCGTCCCAGTTTGTGCACGAATCCGAGCTGCTGGCGTTCGAAGCCGAGGGCATCTCTGACCGGCGCGAAGCAGCCAAGGCCGGCAGCGACGGCCTGGGCAGCAAGCTCGCCAAGATCAAGAAGGCCCGCGCGCCGCGTCCGGTGGACCAGATCATCACGGAAATCTACGGCGGCCTGCACGTTAAGGACAACCTGTGCCGGGTTGAGTCAGTGGCCAAGTCGTACGGCGACAAGACGCTCTTTCAGGACCTGAGTTTCGAGATCCGGCGGGGCGACCGCTTGGTGGTCCTCGGCTCCAACGGCAGCGGCAAGACCACGCTGCTGCGTGTGCTGACGGGTGAGGAAAAGGCCGACGCCGGCAAGGTCGCCTGGGCGAACGGGGCAAAAATGGTCTCCTACAACCAGGTGCTGGCGGAGCTCGACGACGACGACACCGTCACCCACTCGGTCAACGCCATGCCGGACAGCCTGGCCCTGACGGCCACTAAGAAATCAGTGAACCGGTTCCTGACCATGTTCCAATTCTCGGAAGCGGACCTCAAGCAGAAAATCGGCAACCTCTCCGGCGGGCAGAAGGCCCGGGTGGCCATGGCCCAGTGCCTGCTTTCCGGTGCCTCGGTGCTGCTGCTGGATGAGCCCACCAACCATCTGGACCTCTCCAGCACCCAGGTCATGGAGCGGGCGCTGCTGCACTTCCCGGGTGCAGTGGTGGTGGTCAGCCACGACCGGTTCTTCACCGACAAAATCGCCAACCGGCATCTGGTTTTCGGCGCGGACGGTGCCCAGCCGGGAGAAATCGACCTCCGGGTCGCCTAA
- a CDS encoding MDR family MFS transporter produces the protein MSIDPSSVATSAPPSPGKQNPRKTAAPDALDARTKTVIGLLLVSSFVVILNETIMSVALPRLMADLNITAGTAQWLTTGFMLTMAVVIPATGFLLQRFSMRGLFITAMSLFSAGTLLAAMAPGFGTLLGGRIIQAGGTAIMLPLLMTTVLNAVPAHRRGRMMGTISIVIAVAPAIGPTVSGIILNALDWRWMFWLVLPIALLSLVVGALKVQNLTEPKKVPFDVLSIVLSTFAFGGLIFGLSSIGEAAQGEALMPLWIPLTAGALAMAGFIFRQLFLQRTDRALMDLRTFGSKPFVVAIVLVLVSMMALFGCLIVLPLYLQNVLGLSTLNTGLLLLPGGAVMAILSPIVGGLFDKFGPRPLVIPGALVLSGALWGMTTLDENSSVPVVIVLHCLLNTGLGFIFTPLFTSALGSLHKSLYSHGSAIINTLQQLAGAAGTAVFVTLMTTGTTAAVNEGIAGIPASAAGVHTAFFWGAVISLVALAASFFVRRPTNEVPDGVAIH, from the coding sequence TTGAGTATTGACCCGTCTTCCGTCGCCACTTCCGCACCGCCGTCGCCAGGCAAACAAAACCCCCGCAAAACCGCTGCGCCGGATGCCCTGGACGCCCGCACCAAGACTGTGATCGGGTTGCTGCTCGTCTCGTCATTCGTCGTGATCCTGAATGAGACGATCATGAGCGTGGCCCTGCCGCGGCTGATGGCAGACCTCAACATCACCGCGGGCACGGCCCAGTGGCTGACCACAGGGTTCATGCTGACCATGGCCGTGGTCATCCCGGCCACAGGATTCCTGCTGCAGCGGTTTTCCATGCGCGGCCTCTTTATTACGGCCATGTCGCTGTTCAGTGCGGGCACGCTGCTGGCTGCCATGGCTCCGGGGTTTGGCACGCTGCTCGGCGGCCGCATCATTCAGGCCGGGGGCACGGCGATCATGCTGCCGCTGCTGATGACCACCGTCCTGAACGCCGTTCCGGCACACCGGCGCGGACGCATGATGGGCACCATTTCCATTGTCATTGCCGTCGCCCCGGCCATCGGGCCCACCGTTTCGGGCATCATCCTCAACGCCCTGGACTGGCGCTGGATGTTCTGGCTGGTCCTGCCGATCGCACTGCTCTCCCTTGTCGTGGGTGCGCTGAAGGTGCAGAACCTCACCGAACCCAAGAAGGTCCCCTTTGACGTGCTCTCGATCGTGCTGTCCACCTTTGCCTTCGGCGGGCTGATCTTTGGCCTGAGCAGCATCGGCGAAGCCGCCCAGGGCGAGGCCCTGATGCCGCTGTGGATTCCCCTCACCGCCGGTGCCCTGGCCATGGCCGGATTTATTTTCCGCCAGCTGTTCCTCCAGCGCACGGACCGGGCGCTGATGGACCTGCGCACCTTCGGGAGCAAACCGTTCGTCGTTGCCATCGTCCTGGTTCTGGTGAGCATGATGGCGCTCTTCGGCTGCCTCATTGTCCTGCCGCTGTACCTGCAGAACGTCCTGGGGCTCAGCACCCTGAACACCGGTCTGCTGCTTCTTCCCGGCGGTGCCGTGATGGCGATTCTGTCACCCATTGTCGGAGGACTGTTCGACAAGTTCGGCCCCCGTCCGCTGGTGATCCCCGGAGCCCTGGTGCTCAGCGGTGCACTGTGGGGCATGACGACCCTGGACGAGAACAGCTCCGTTCCCGTGGTCATCGTCCTGCACTGCCTGCTCAACACGGGCCTGGGATTCATCTTCACGCCGCTGTTCACCTCGGCCCTGGGTTCCCTGCACAAGTCGCTCTACTCGCACGGCAGCGCGATCATCAATACGCTGCAGCAGTTGGCCGGCGCTGCGGGCACGGCTGTCTTCGTCACCCTGATGACGACCGGCACCACTGCTGCGGTCAATGAAGGAATAGCGGGCATCCCGGCCTCGGCCGCCGGTGTGCACACCGCATTCTTCTGGGGAGCGGTTATCTCGCTGGTGGCGCTGGCGGCGTCCTTCTTCGTGCGCCGGCCCACCAATGAAGTGCCCGACGGCGTGGCCATCCACTAG
- a CDS encoding electron transfer flavoprotein subunit beta/FixA family protein: MRIIVLMKEVPDTWGNRTLNLETGLLDRAGSELVLDEINERALEVALTHSDSSKDAEVVLLAVGPATVPASLRKGLAMGADRAVHVHDDALLGADMTLTAEVLAAAIRHIGFDLVIAGNISTDGGGGALPSMIAELLGVAGVTSLSSVEITDAGVAGRRNIESGTFEVQAALPALISITEALPDARFSNFKGIMAAKKKPFDTLSLADLGLTADESANRSIVVAVTERPARAAGIKIEDDGDAGQQIADFLTQNQLIKGRAE, translated from the coding sequence ATGAGAATTATCGTGCTGATGAAAGAGGTTCCGGATACTTGGGGGAACCGCACCCTCAATCTGGAGACCGGTCTCCTGGACCGGGCAGGCAGTGAACTGGTGCTCGACGAAATAAACGAGCGTGCGCTCGAGGTTGCGCTGACGCACAGCGACAGCAGCAAGGATGCCGAGGTGGTCCTGCTCGCGGTGGGGCCGGCAACGGTGCCGGCCAGCCTGCGCAAGGGATTGGCGATGGGCGCCGACCGTGCCGTGCACGTGCACGATGATGCACTGCTGGGCGCGGACATGACGCTGACGGCCGAGGTGCTCGCTGCGGCCATCAGGCACATCGGATTCGATCTGGTCATCGCCGGCAACATTTCCACCGACGGCGGCGGCGGTGCCCTTCCGTCAATGATCGCGGAACTGCTGGGCGTTGCCGGAGTGACCTCCCTCAGTTCGGTCGAGATCACCGATGCCGGTGTGGCCGGGCGCAGGAACATCGAATCAGGGACCTTCGAGGTGCAGGCCGCCCTTCCCGCGCTGATCTCGATTACCGAAGCACTGCCCGACGCCCGCTTCTCGAACTTCAAGGGGATCATGGCGGCGAAGAAGAAGCCGTTCGACACCCTTTCCCTGGCGGACCTCGGCCTCACTGCGGACGAGTCGGCCAACCGGTCCATCGTTGTTGCCGTGACGGAGCGTCCGGCGCGCGCGGCCGGCATCAAGATTGAAGACGACGGCGACGCCGGCCAGCAGATCGCCGATTTCCTCACCCAGAACCAGCTCATCAAAGGACGCGCAGAATGA
- a CDS encoding cobalamin-independent methionine synthase II family protein, whose product MTHDHIPTTHAGSLPRTPELIAANAARTFAADGFTLERTPEFEALLTGAVVDLVQRQKNLGITIPGDGEYGKAMSNALDYGAWWTYSFQRTAGLELTEFNPITAGPVRSEPGNVRLTSFADRRDWTRFAAAYSDPESGIHLGRNATAFPSATGPISYTGQAALASDIANLKAGLEAADLATGFITALSPGSASRIGNDYYGSEEEFIYAWADVLREEYKAIVEAGLVVQIDDPSIAENWDQINPEPSVEDYRRFTQIRIEALNYALRGLPEDQVRFHVCWGSWHGPHATDIEFNHIVDLVLGINAGAYSFEAANVRHEHEWAIWRGKRLPEGKILIPGVVSHATNVVEHPELVAQRIERFAGLVGRENIIAGTDCGLGGRIHPDIAAAKLESLGQGARIAAGNLLAGASLR is encoded by the coding sequence ATGACGCATGATCACATTCCCACGACCCACGCCGGCTCCTTGCCCCGGACACCGGAACTGATAGCAGCCAATGCCGCCCGCACCTTTGCGGCCGACGGTTTCACCCTGGAACGGACCCCGGAATTCGAGGCGTTGCTGACCGGCGCCGTGGTTGACCTGGTGCAGCGCCAAAAGAACCTTGGCATCACCATCCCGGGAGACGGCGAATACGGCAAAGCAATGTCCAATGCTTTGGATTACGGCGCCTGGTGGACCTACAGCTTCCAGCGCACCGCAGGTCTTGAACTCACCGAATTCAATCCCATCACGGCGGGACCGGTTCGCAGCGAGCCCGGCAACGTTCGGTTGACGTCGTTCGCGGACAGGAGGGACTGGACCCGATTCGCTGCCGCCTATTCGGATCCGGAAAGCGGTATTCACCTCGGCCGGAACGCAACCGCCTTTCCCTCGGCCACTGGCCCGATCAGCTATACCGGCCAGGCAGCCCTCGCCAGCGACATTGCGAACCTCAAGGCAGGATTGGAAGCTGCTGACCTCGCCACCGGGTTCATTACAGCTCTGTCACCCGGATCCGCCAGCCGCATCGGCAATGACTACTACGGAAGCGAAGAAGAATTCATCTACGCATGGGCAGATGTCCTTCGCGAAGAATACAAGGCCATCGTCGAAGCCGGACTGGTTGTGCAGATTGATGACCCGTCTATCGCCGAAAACTGGGACCAGATCAATCCCGAGCCGAGCGTGGAAGACTACCGCCGCTTCACTCAGATCCGGATTGAAGCGTTGAATTACGCCCTGCGCGGGCTGCCCGAAGATCAGGTCCGTTTCCATGTCTGCTGGGGTTCGTGGCACGGACCCCACGCCACCGACATCGAGTTCAACCACATTGTTGACCTGGTGCTGGGCATCAATGCCGGAGCCTATTCCTTTGAAGCCGCCAATGTCCGGCATGAGCATGAGTGGGCCATCTGGCGCGGCAAGCGGCTGCCCGAGGGCAAAATCCTGATTCCCGGCGTCGTATCCCATGCCACCAATGTTGTGGAGCACCCGGAGCTGGTGGCGCAGCGGATAGAACGCTTCGCGGGGCTCGTGGGCCGTGAGAACATCATCGCCGGCACCGACTGCGGCCTGGGTGGACGCATCCACCCGGATATTGCCGCAGCGAAGCTCGAGTCGCTGGGTCAGGGAGCGCGCATCGCGGCAGGCAACCTGTTGGCTGGAGCTTCACTCCGATAA
- a CDS encoding SMP-30/gluconolactonase/LRE family protein produces MAEVETLVSGLGMGESARWHGGELWFADWLAGTISALDGAGNVRRVTGVPSSPICFDWLPDGRMAVVSGSDAAVLLEVPHAGLVPLADLHGISEYPWNEIAVHPTGNMYVNGIGYDYSGEASHNGVIALVRPDGSTDQVAGGLAFPNGMLVTEDGSTLVVAESNAGCLTAFSIHEDGSLGAGSLWADLAGGAPDGICWDGTGGIWFAEVPGERCVRVAQGGSVLQTISLEQGCFSCAAGGDDGGLLFMMTARWPEVMDPAAEHTGRVMGLRVK; encoded by the coding sequence ATGGCCGAAGTGGAAACCCTCGTATCTGGACTCGGCATGGGCGAATCGGCCCGCTGGCACGGTGGCGAGTTGTGGTTCGCCGACTGGCTGGCCGGAACAATTTCCGCTCTCGACGGGGCGGGGAATGTCCGGCGGGTTACCGGAGTGCCGTCGTCGCCCATCTGCTTTGACTGGCTGCCGGACGGACGCATGGCGGTGGTTTCGGGCAGCGACGCCGCCGTCCTCCTGGAGGTTCCCCATGCGGGCCTGGTCCCGCTGGCGGATCTGCACGGGATCTCCGAGTACCCGTGGAACGAAATTGCAGTGCATCCCACGGGCAACATGTACGTCAACGGCATCGGTTACGACTATTCCGGTGAAGCTTCCCACAACGGGGTCATCGCCCTCGTCCGGCCGGACGGTTCCACGGACCAGGTCGCCGGCGGTTTGGCCTTTCCCAACGGCATGCTGGTTACCGAGGACGGCAGCACGCTGGTGGTGGCCGAATCCAATGCCGGCTGCCTCACCGCCTTTTCCATCCACGAGGACGGAAGCCTGGGCGCCGGCTCGCTGTGGGCGGATCTGGCCGGAGGTGCCCCGGACGGCATTTGCTGGGACGGCACCGGCGGGATCTGGTTCGCCGAAGTTCCCGGTGAACGCTGTGTCCGGGTGGCGCAGGGCGGTTCCGTCCTGCAGACCATCAGCTTGGAGCAGGGCTGCTTTTCGTGCGCAGCAGGAGGCGACGACGGCGGCCTTCTGTTCATGATGACGGCACGGTGGCCCGAGGTCATGGATCCTGCCGCCGAACACACCGGCCGCGTCATGGGGCTGCGGGTGAAATAG
- a CDS encoding histone-like nucleoid-structuring protein Lsr2 — MAQKRQVLLIDDLTGEDAQETVKLALDGAQYEIDLTTEHAADLREKLGPYISSGRRLRGGSSTRSTRRESTAHGEDSRKIREWAVANGYKPSARGRISQEIREAYNSAQN; from the coding sequence ATGGCCCAGAAAAGACAAGTTCTTCTGATTGATGACCTTACCGGGGAAGACGCACAGGAAACTGTGAAGCTGGCCCTGGACGGTGCGCAGTATGAAATCGACCTGACGACGGAGCATGCGGCTGACCTTCGCGAGAAGTTGGGTCCGTATATCTCCAGCGGACGCCGCCTGCGGGGCGGTTCAAGCACGCGCAGCACAAGGCGGGAAAGTACTGCGCACGGTGAGGACAGCCGAAAGATACGGGAATGGGCTGTTGCAAACGGTTACAAGCCAAGCGCCCGCGGACGCATCAGCCAGGAAATACGCGAAGCGTACAACTCGGCACAAAACTAA
- a CDS encoding TetR/AcrR family transcriptional regulator, which produces MTDTAQRLLSSATAAFAAKGFHGTTTRDIASGAGVTPGAVYVHHKSKEDLLYSISKVGHEKTLDLVRTSAAASEGGSPVSRIAALVRDLAQWQAANHTSSRVVNFELPALSEDHLSEVLQMRHQVEDEFRSIVDDGMQQGVFRVPDANMAVVTLLSLCIDVARWYRSDGRLSAAEIGEHHSLMALRLLGVEGR; this is translated from the coding sequence ATGACGGACACAGCACAGCGGCTGCTCTCCTCCGCCACTGCGGCCTTCGCGGCCAAAGGTTTCCACGGCACCACCACCAGGGACATCGCCTCCGGCGCCGGTGTGACCCCCGGGGCCGTGTATGTGCACCACAAGTCCAAGGAGGATCTGCTCTACAGCATTTCCAAGGTTGGACATGAGAAGACCCTGGACCTGGTGCGGACCAGTGCCGCTGCTTCAGAAGGCGGGAGTCCGGTCAGCCGGATCGCCGCCCTGGTCCGGGATTTGGCACAGTGGCAGGCGGCGAACCACACCAGCTCGCGCGTGGTGAACTTCGAGCTTCCGGCACTGAGCGAGGACCATCTGTCCGAGGTCCTGCAAATGCGTCATCAGGTGGAGGACGAATTCCGCTCCATCGTCGATGACGGTATGCAGCAGGGGGTGTTTCGCGTTCCGGATGCCAATATGGCGGTGGTTACCCTGCTTTCCCTGTGCATCGATGTGGCCCGCTGGTACCGAAGCGACGGACGGCTCAGCGCTGCGGAGATCGGTGAGCACCACAGCCTCATGGCCCTTCGGCTGCTCGGGGTCGAAGGGCGCTGA
- a CDS encoding ABC transporter permease, protein MFAFALSSIRHNRGGFAGAFIAVFLCAALITAMGVLIESGLRGGTAPQRLAGADVVVGAPQSLPVPENMDVPFAERVLLSADKVADIGSVPGVERAVGNVSIPLVTADGQQLEAAGWESALLAPYALTSGQAPRAADEVVLDGSFGAAPGSRIELFHGGEPSDYTVTGTAAVEQSAAGQGSAGQGAGSGGPAVFLSSSGAAALWPHGDTVTTVGVIADPGADPEELAAAIETQVGGVTGYTGDRRGDAESRGGAAGRTMLFLLSTSLAGTAVMTAVFVTAGTLSLSIAARRREFALLRAVGAGAGQTLGLIVREVVLVAGIAAVLGTLPGFWLAQLLGRQFTVGGIIPADFALAYSPLPALAAVLLSTAAAAGASVVAARGAVRATPTTALREAVTENHALGLRRTVTGLVLLGAGLAAALTPLAVPGLAGLTAAAGSALLLVIAAGVLGPWIVAGALKTLRPLLRRSTSASMVLAEANAAAFPRRMAAGIVPLALAVALGSVQLFMASTVETEAAQQSRDSVVADYLVSAPVSGISAELAERVGAVPGVRAATPVARSTVLARTTFLGLEDATETYAISGLGGQDLESTLNLGVSHGSLARLAEPGTVALSNDLARSTGTDLGGRFAFHYGDGTEATAVVVATYERGLGFGDLAVDNETLRQHTTAGLNDYVLVSAEPGADAGEVAAAVGALGLTVLDPGELGAAGASERSSESWISVVGLLVLLGYVGLSVANSLVMATARRRPELMLLRALGASDRQLRRMTGLEALAVVVTAVVLGSGIALLPLMGIAFNVSGQPFPTIVPGIFLALAGTVAALGLGSIAAATHAALRPVRE, encoded by the coding sequence ATGTTTGCATTTGCCCTGTCATCCATCCGGCACAACCGGGGAGGTTTTGCCGGTGCCTTTATCGCCGTCTTCCTGTGTGCCGCGCTGATCACCGCCATGGGTGTCCTCATTGAATCCGGGCTGCGCGGTGGCACCGCTCCGCAGCGCCTGGCCGGGGCCGACGTCGTGGTCGGGGCTCCGCAGTCGCTGCCCGTTCCGGAGAACATGGACGTGCCCTTTGCCGAACGGGTGCTGCTTTCCGCAGACAAGGTTGCGGACATAGGTTCAGTGCCCGGTGTGGAGCGGGCCGTTGGCAACGTCAGCATTCCCCTGGTCACCGCAGACGGACAACAGCTTGAGGCGGCAGGCTGGGAATCAGCGTTGCTGGCGCCCTACGCACTGACCTCCGGCCAGGCTCCCCGGGCAGCGGACGAGGTTGTGCTGGACGGCTCCTTCGGCGCGGCTCCAGGCTCCCGCATCGAACTGTTCCACGGTGGAGAACCCTCGGACTACACGGTGACGGGGACCGCCGCGGTCGAACAGAGCGCGGCAGGGCAGGGCTCCGCTGGTCAGGGCGCCGGGTCCGGCGGTCCAGCCGTTTTCCTGAGTTCCTCCGGAGCGGCAGCGCTGTGGCCGCACGGGGACACTGTCACCACGGTGGGGGTGATTGCGGACCCCGGTGCAGACCCCGAAGAGCTGGCGGCCGCCATAGAGACTCAGGTGGGCGGCGTCACCGGATACACCGGAGACCGCCGCGGAGACGCGGAAAGCCGAGGCGGCGCCGCCGGCCGGACCATGCTGTTCCTGCTGAGCACCTCCCTGGCCGGGACAGCCGTGATGACAGCGGTCTTTGTCACTGCGGGGACCTTGTCGCTGTCGATCGCGGCCCGTCGCAGGGAGTTCGCGCTCCTGCGTGCGGTGGGAGCCGGTGCCGGGCAGACCCTGGGACTCATTGTGCGTGAGGTGGTGCTGGTGGCGGGGATTGCAGCGGTCCTCGGGACGCTGCCCGGATTCTGGCTGGCGCAGCTTCTGGGACGGCAATTTACCGTCGGCGGGATCATTCCCGCGGACTTTGCCCTGGCCTACAGCCCGCTCCCTGCGCTCGCAGCTGTGCTGCTGAGCACCGCCGCGGCTGCCGGCGCCTCCGTGGTTGCCGCCCGCGGAGCAGTGCGGGCGACGCCGACGACGGCGCTGCGGGAGGCCGTCACCGAGAATCATGCGCTGGGCCTGCGGCGGACCGTTACCGGCCTGGTCTTGCTGGGTGCCGGCTTGGCTGCAGCTCTCACGCCGCTGGCTGTTCCCGGTCTGGCAGGGCTGACGGCGGCTGCGGGAAGCGCGCTGCTGCTGGTCATCGCAGCCGGCGTCCTCGGCCCGTGGATCGTGGCGGGTGCCCTCAAGACCCTGCGTCCGCTGCTGCGCCGCAGCACGTCAGCGTCCATGGTCCTGGCCGAAGCCAACGCGGCTGCCTTTCCCCGCCGGATGGCCGCCGGCATAGTTCCGCTGGCACTGGCGGTAGCCCTGGGCTCCGTGCAGCTGTTCATGGCGTCGACCGTGGAGACCGAGGCGGCACAGCAGTCCCGGGATTCAGTGGTGGCCGACTACCTGGTGTCAGCTCCCGTCTCCGGCATATCCGCGGAACTGGCCGAGCGGGTCGGCGCGGTGCCCGGAGTCCGGGCGGCAACCCCGGTGGCGCGGTCAACTGTCCTTGCACGCACCACCTTCCTGGGGTTGGAGGACGCCACGGAAACGTACGCAATCTCCGGGCTGGGCGGACAGGACCTCGAGTCAACACTGAATCTCGGCGTCAGCCATGGTTCGCTTGCGCGGCTGGCCGAGCCCGGAACCGTGGCGCTGAGCAACGACCTTGCCCGGTCCACCGGCACCGATTTGGGCGGCAGATTTGCCTTTCACTACGGCGACGGAACCGAGGCAACCGCCGTCGTCGTTGCGACTTACGAACGCGGGCTGGGCTTCGGTGACCTGGCGGTGGACAACGAAACGCTGCGGCAGCACACCACTGCGGGGCTGAACGACTACGTGCTGGTCAGTGCCGAACCCGGCGCGGATGCCGGTGAGGTGGCTGCCGCCGTCGGCGCCCTGGGGCTGACGGTGCTGGACCCGGGGGAACTGGGAGCGGCCGGAGCATCGGAGCGAAGTTCGGAGTCCTGGATTTCCGTGGTCGGGCTGCTGGTCCTGCTGGGATATGTCGGGCTATCCGTGGCCAACAGCCTGGTGATGGCCACGGCGCGGCGGCGCCCGGAGCTGATGCTCCTGCGTGCCCTCGGTGCTTCCGACCGGCAACTGCGGCGGATGACCGGCCTGGAAGCCCTGGCGGTGGTGGTGACCGCCGTCGTACTGGGAAGCGGCATTGCCCTGCTGCCGCTGATGGGAATTGCCTTCAACGTTTCCGGGCAGCCGTTTCCGACCATTGTCCCGGGGATCTTCCTTGCACTGGCCGGCACGGTGGCGGCGCTTGGCCTGGGTTCCATCGCTGCTGCCACCCATGCCGCGCTGCGACCGGTCCGGGAATAA
- a CDS encoding acyl-CoA dehydrogenase family protein encodes MTTIRIADQPETTELNGSADDPAAAGFSFDPTAVQDVDSDLYLLDNLLDEQAKDVQRRVRAFVDEDLLPVINGYWERAEVPYELIPKLAALNIAGGTIKGYGCPGLTRLAASTAAAELARGDGSINTFFGVHSGLAMGSIDMLGSEEQKQRWLPSMARFEKIGAFALTEPGHGSDSVSLETSARRDGDEYVLNGSKRWIGNASFADVVIIYARDEADGAVKGFVMEKDAEGNHPAGYSAEVITGKIGKRAVLQPNIIIENLRIPAENRLENCNSFKDVNKVLAATRGGVAWEALGHAVAAYEIAVAYAKTRVQFGKEIGRFQLVQNKLANMLAQLTAIKLTCFRLNELADEGNMTGPMASMAKMFAARQGRWICSEARDIMGGNGLLLENHVARHLTDMEVVFTYEGTDSMQSLILGRHITGFSAFA; translated from the coding sequence ATGACGACCATCCGAATTGCAGACCAGCCGGAGACCACAGAGTTGAACGGATCAGCCGACGATCCGGCGGCTGCCGGCTTCAGCTTCGATCCGACGGCCGTCCAGGACGTGGACAGTGACCTGTACCTCCTGGACAACCTCCTTGACGAGCAGGCCAAGGATGTCCAGCGACGCGTGCGCGCCTTCGTGGACGAGGATCTGCTGCCGGTTATCAATGGCTACTGGGAGCGTGCCGAAGTCCCTTATGAGCTGATCCCGAAGCTCGCGGCCCTTAACATCGCGGGGGGAACCATCAAAGGATACGGCTGCCCCGGGCTGACCCGGCTTGCCGCTTCCACCGCTGCTGCTGAGCTGGCCCGCGGCGACGGGTCCATCAACACGTTCTTCGGCGTGCATTCCGGGCTGGCCATGGGCAGTATCGACATGCTCGGCTCCGAGGAGCAGAAACAGCGGTGGCTGCCATCCATGGCCCGGTTCGAGAAAATTGGAGCTTTTGCGCTGACTGAACCGGGACACGGGTCCGACTCTGTCTCCCTGGAGACCTCCGCGCGCCGCGACGGGGACGAATATGTCCTCAACGGCAGCAAGCGGTGGATCGGCAACGCGAGCTTCGCCGACGTCGTCATCATTTACGCCCGGGATGAAGCAGACGGTGCCGTCAAGGGCTTTGTCATGGAAAAGGATGCTGAAGGTAATCACCCGGCCGGTTACAGTGCTGAGGTCATCACCGGAAAGATCGGCAAGCGAGCCGTCCTGCAGCCGAACATCATCATCGAGAACCTTCGTATTCCGGCGGAAAACCGGCTGGAGAACTGCAACTCCTTCAAGGACGTCAACAAGGTGCTGGCGGCCACCCGTGGGGGAGTGGCGTGGGAGGCGCTGGGCCATGCCGTTGCGGCCTACGAAATTGCCGTGGCCTACGCCAAGACCCGTGTGCAGTTCGGGAAGGAAATTGGCCGGTTCCAGCTGGTGCAGAACAAGCTGGCCAACATGCTGGCCCAGCTGACCGCCATCAAACTGACGTGTTTCCGCCTGAACGAGCTGGCGGACGAGGGCAATATGACCGGGCCGATGGCGTCAATGGCCAAAATGTTTGCGGCACGCCAGGGCCGCTGGATCTGCTCGGAGGCGCGGGACATTATGGGCGGCAACGGGCTGCTGCTGGAGAACCATGTTGCCCGGCACCTCACCGATATGGAAGTTGTCTTCACCTATGAGGGCACTGACAGCATGCAGTCCCTGATCCTGGGGCGGCACATCACCGGGTTCTCGGCGTTCGCGTAG